A stretch of Lactuca sativa cultivar Salinas chromosome 6, Lsat_Salinas_v11, whole genome shotgun sequence DNA encodes these proteins:
- the LOC111889953 gene encoding uncharacterized protein At5g19025, which translates to MAMRLPMVDCRSLIEFCRAFEQHKNMTPTMNNNNNHSRNNRKYGSNSNSNSNSSSNSINPLYHPFCERSPFAALDILMLILVLGSLGFLIIPYMNTIYHEAIEILPLVFEVIGDIISDAPIAYVVGLVAAFSGVIASIAAWEILEVKSRKCGKPDCKGLRKAVEFDIQLESEECVKYSSSGRTTDYGVKPLELGKDHKELEAELKKMAPLNGRTVLIFRAPCGCPAGRLEVWGAKRIRRIKK; encoded by the coding sequence ATGGCTATGAGATTACCAATGGTTGATTGCCGTAGCTTGATTGAATTTTGCCGAGCCTTCGAACAGCACAAAAATATGACACCGACGATGAATAACAACAACAATCACTCTCGGAACAATAGGAAGTATGGTTCCAATTCCAATTCTAATTCCAATTCCAGCTCCAATTCAATAAACCCTTTGTATCATCCGTTTTGCGAGCGATCCCCCTTTGCAGCGCTCGATATTCTTATGCTGATTCTCGTATTAGGATCACTCGGATTCCTAATCATACCATACATGAATACAATCTATCATGAAGCAATTGAGATTCTCCCATTGGTTTTTGAAGTGATCGGAGATATAATATCAGATGCACCAATTGCATATGTTGTTGGTTTGGTTGCAGCTTTCAGCGGAGTGATAGCTAGTATTGCCGCTTGGGAAATTCTCGAAGTAAAATCAAGGAAATGTGGAAAGCCAGATTGTAAAGGGTTGCGTAAAGCTGTTGAGTTTGATATCCAGCTTGAGTCTGAAGAGTGTGTCAAGTATTCATCATCAGGAAGAACAACAGATTATGGCGTGAAGCCATTGGAACTAGGAAAAGATCACAAGGAGCTGGAAGCCGAGTTGAAGAAGATGGCACCTCTTAATGGTCGAACTGTTCTTATTTTCAGAGCACCATGTGGATGTCCAGCCGGAAGATTGGAGGTATGGGGTGCTAAAAGAATCCGTAGAATCaagaaatga